The Camelus dromedarius isolate mCamDro1 chromosome 23, mCamDro1.pat, whole genome shotgun sequence nucleotide sequence CTGAAGTTAACCATTATTCTCAGTTTTGGAGAGCTAGTTGCCTTGGGCTTGTAGTGAGCAAGAAAAACACAATAATTCATTAGATAATTCATAAGTAAGATACAAGGGAAACCTAATAGCCAAGTGCTTAATCCTCTGCTAGAGAGAGAACATTTTCTGAGGCTCAGACAAAGCCTCCTAACTGGTCGCCAGTTATCCTATTCTGTGTTTAGCCTTAATTCTTATTTCAGCAGATGTTTCTTGGAGGGAATGAATGAGTTCCACCAAACGTTTAGAAATGCCTGCCAGCTGCAGACTTTGCGCTGAGTTTCCCGTGCATTTCTCCCTCCCTGGAGCCGggcctctggctctggctctggctctccTGTGCAGCAGTGACCATGGAGTGGGTCAATGAGACGCTGGTGAGAGAGTTTGTCTTCCTCGGCTTCTCCTCTCTAGCCGggctgcagcggctgctctttgTTGTCTTCCTGCTCGTCTACCTGTTCACTCTGGGCACCAACGCCGTCATCATTTCCACCATTGTGCTGGACAGAGCCCtgcacacccccatgtacttcttccttgcTGTACTCTCCTGCTCTGAGACTTGCTACACCTTCGTCATTGTACCCAAGATGCTGGTGGACCTGCTGGCCCAGAAGAAGACCATCTCCTTCCTGGGCTGTGCCATCCAGATGTTCACCTTCCTCTTCCTAGGCTGCTCCCACTCCTTCCTGCTGGCAGCCATGGGTTATGatcgctacgtggccatctgtaaCCCTCTGCGCTACACGGTGCTCATGGGGCACGGGGTGTGTGTGGGACTAGTGGCTGCTGCCTGTTTCTGTGGCTTCACTGTCTCGTTGGTCACCACCTCGCTGGTATTTCGCCTGCCCTTCCACTCCTCCAACCAGCTCCATCACTTCTTCTGTGACATCTCTCCTGTCCTCAAGCTGGCATCTCATCGTTCTCGCCTCAGTCAGTTGGTCATATTCATGCTCGGTGTGTTTGTCTTGGTTATTCCACTGTTACTTATCATGGTCTCCTATGTCCGCATCATCTCTGCCGTTCTAAAAATTCCTTCTGCCGTTGGAAGATACAAAGCCTTCTCTACCTGTGCCTCCCATCTCATTGTGGTAACTGTTCATTATGGTTGTGCCTCTTTCATTTACTTAAGGCCCAAATCTAATTACTCTTCAAGTCAGGACACTCTAATATCAGTGTCCTACACCATCCTCACTCCTCTGTTCAATCCGATGATTTACAGTCTAAGAAATAAGGAATTCAAATCAGCCCTTCGAAGAGCAATCATCCAGACTTCACATCCTGTTAATTAAAGAGCCAATTTTTAACTGTTCAGTTAACTGTATGCCTGTTATGTGCCAGGGAGCATGTGTGCTTTCACACGTTTTCTCATTTACATGTCGAACACACACTGTAACATAAGGATCTTTAACACATGAGGAGAATGAGACTCAAAGAAGTTAAGACATTCTGACTTTCTACCCTCAGTGATACTCTAAAAATGCTATGCAGATGTGTAAAAAGATTAgtcatttcttgaataaatttcATCATATTTCACTGCTCTAAAATTTATCATTCAAGATCAAATATGTCTTTGATGAGAGCAAAGATGCGTCCAAGCTGTGTAGgtcaaaagaacagaagaaaatctgACTACCCAGTCCCACATCTCCTGCTATCGCTTCCCGCTCTCCTGAAGACAACAGGCAACCTTGGTCCCCTCCGTTTTATAAGAAACACAGTGCCCATGTTTGGTCCCTGATTTCCTAATCACACCTCAATCTACATGTTGAATGCTTTGCCTTTACCTGAgttattttgttcttctgttcttTGAGAATGGAACTTTATTATGGAATCttcttcctatatatatgtagcATCTTATTTTAGCCCCCAGAT carries:
- the LOC135318929 gene encoding olfactory receptor 10K1, which translates into the protein MEWVNETLVREFVFLGFSSLAGLQRLLFVVFLLVYLFTLGTNAVIISTIVLDRALHTPMYFFLAVLSCSETCYTFVIVPKMLVDLLAQKKTISFLGCAIQMFTFLFLGCSHSFLLAAMGYDRYVAICNPLRYTVLMGHGVCVGLVAAACFCGFTVSLVTTSLVFRLPFHSSNQLHHFFCDISPVLKLASHRSRLSQLVIFMLGVFVLVIPLLLIMVSYVRIISAVLKIPSAVGRYKAFSTCASHLIVVTVHYGCASFIYLRPKSNYSSSQDTLISVSYTILTPLFNPMIYSLRNKEFKSALRRAIIQTSHPVN